From the genome of Natronospira bacteriovora:
CAGTGCACGGGCGATGGCGATACGCTGACGCTGGCCACCGGAAAGCAATACCCCCCGGTCCCCGACCATGGTATCCAGCCCCTCGCCGAGATGCTCGATGAAATCCCAGGCGTAAGCCTGTCGTGCCGCCTCGATCACCGCTTCGCGATCGGTATCCACCATGCTGCCGTAGGCAATGTTGTGCTCGATGGTGTCATTGAAGAGCACCACATCCTGGCTGACCATGGCTATCTGTCGACGAAGATCTTCCCGCCGATAGGCATCCAGCGGTTCACCATCCAGCAGGATTCGGCCGGAAACGGGATCATGGAAACGGGGCAGCAGACTGACGAGGGTACTCTTGCCACTGCCGGAACGCCCCACCAGGGCGATGACTTCGCCCGGCCGCACTTTCAGATCAATATCACGGAGCACCGGCTCACCACGGCCATAGCGAAAACTGACCTTGTCGAAATGAATCTCGCCCCGCGCCCGCTTCAATCGCTGGCTGCCGCCCGGATCCTCGGATGGGGTGTCCAGCAGTTCGAACACACTCTGGGCGGCAACAATACCCTTCTGCAGGACGGCATTGATGTTGGCAAGGTTGCGAAGAGGTGCCATCAGGAGCATGACAGCCCCCAGAAAGGAAACGAAGGCTCCCACGGTGATGCGATCCATGACACCGGGCAAAGTGACGAAATAGATGATCCCCGCGATCCCCACACCGGCGATCAGCTGCACTAACGGCACACTGCCCGCTTCTGTTGCCACCAGGCGCATATGCATGCGGCGATTGCGCTCATTGACCTCTTCGAACCGCCCGGCTTCGTAATGCTGTCCGCCGAACACCTTCACGACACGCTGTCCGCCGATCACTTCCTCCGCGACCCGGGTGACATCGCCCATGGAGTGCTGGATACGAGCGCTGTATTTGCGAAAACGCTTGCTGACATATCGCACAAGGCCCATCAACAGAGGCACGGTTACCAGCAGAAAGGCAGTGAGCGGCAGACTGATCCAGAGCATCCAGGCAAACAGAGCAAGAACCGAGAGACTGTCCCGCACAAGGACAGTGATGGCCTTGGTTACGGACTCGGCAATCTGCTCGATATTGTACGTCAGCTTGGACACGAGCATGCCGGAAGATGACTGGTCGAAGTAACTCACCGGCAAGGACAGCAACTGCCGGAACGTCTCGGTTCGCAACTGCTTGATCACGCGACGCCCCACCCAGCTCATGGAAAAGGTGGACAAAAAACCGGTGATGCCTCGAATGATGAAAAGACCCAGCAGCAAGATCGGCATGATGCGCATGGATTCGGGATCGCGGGCAACCAGGGTATCGTCCATGAGTGGTTTGAGCAGCGCCGGAAAGCCAGCCTGTGAGACCGCAAAGATCCCCATGGTGACCACAGCCAGCAGAAAGATTCGCCAATGGGGCACGACATAGCCGAGCAGACGTCGGTAGACCTGCAAGGGCTCGGCATCCTGGTAATGGCTGGGCATGGGATTTGCTGACTGAGCCTTGTTCATTGCTGTCGCTTCATTCCTGGTCGCCTTCTTCCCGCAGTTCCGCGGTGACGATCTGAATCCTTGAAAAACCGAGGCGGCCGGCCACATCCATGACCGTCACCACCGACTGATGGGAGGCATTGGCGTCCGCACGAATGGTGACCGGCAGTCTGCGCTCATCCCCCACGAGGCGACGTATGGCACTATCCAGGGTGGACGGACGACTGTTCACCAGTTCGCGCCCATTGACATAGTAATGCCCGTCGGCCGAGACGATGATCTCGAGCTGACGCTCGTCCTGCTCGGGCGCCCCCTCCAGCGAGGCCTGTGGAAGAATGATTTCCAGATCGGCTTCACGCACGAAAGTGGTAGAGACCATAAAGAACACGAGCAGCAGAAACACCACGTCAATCAATGGCGTGAGATTGACCTCCGGCTCCTCGGAACGACGGGGCCTCAGATTCATGCCCTTCTCCCGGGCTGCCCGCTGAGCGCATCCACGAGCTTCATGGCTTCCTGTTCCATGTCCACCACCAGTTCATCCACCTTGCCACGCAGATAGCGGTAGGCAATCAGCGAGGGAATGGCCACGGTGAGCCCGGCGGCCGTAGTGAGGAGCGCTTCCGAGATCCCGCCCGCCAAGGCACCCGGATCACCGACACCATGGGCCGTAATGGCGGTGAATACCCGCACCATGCCGATCACCGTGCCCAGCAGACCGAGCAGCGGGGTGATGGCGGCAATCGTGCCCAGGGTATTCAGATAACGTTCCAGTTCGTGCACCACATGACGGCCGACGTCTTCCACCGTGTCCTTGATGAGATTGCGGTCGCCGTGGCGGTTGGCCAGACCGGCGGCCAGAATCCGGCCCAGGGGGGAATTGTTGCGCAGTGCCTTGACGTGGTCGTCGCTCAGCTCGCCCTTCTGCAGCCAGCGCCAGGCCTCGGCGGCCAGATGCGGTGGTGTCACGCGATTGCGGCGTAACGTCCAGAGGCGTTCAGCGATGATCCCCACGGCAATCACGGAACAGAGAATGATGGGCAGCATCAACCAGCCGCCGGCCTGGATCAGTTCAAGCATGAGTGTCTCTTGTGCTCCCGGTTACTGGCCAGGCAGGAATCGCCTTGAGGCCTGCGGATCATTCCTTTACGGCGGCCCGAATACGGGCAACACCTTCGATGCCGCTGCATGATACTGTATTTGCCTCGTGCCCCGAAATCGCCGCTCCCGACCAGCGCCACCAGTAGCGACGCGCCGACCTGGCCTTGAGACGCCCTTCCCGTCCCACTTCCATCCGCAGCCGCATCGGCCAGTCCAGGATGGCCTGACAGTCAATTCCATTGCCCGGCGACCAATACAGCCCCGTGCTGTCCAGCCACCACCGCTGACCCTGCTGCTCCCAGGACACCCGGCATCGGGATGCCGTGGCATGGCGATCCCTGTGCAGCCGAAATGGACCCACCTCGCCGGCGCTGCAAAAACGGGCATTGCCGGGGCTGACCCGACCGGCATCCGCGAGAAACACTCGCCCTTCACCCCAGGCCTCCATCAGGCCGTCCAGCCGGCCGGGCCCAAGCCCTTCCCCCGCTTCCAGTACCAGAATACTGTCGCCTGCACCCCCCTGCTGCCAGAGCCAGCGCCGTACGGAGTAATCGATGCTGCGAGCATCACCGCTAACGTGGATGAGTGTTCCCTGTGGCAGGGTGACGCGCCGAATCGCCCCCGGGTGCTGGTTCGCCGATGTCAGTGACCAATGTTCGATGGTGGTTCGCGGTGGGCCCTGAACACCGACCAGGACCGGCAGTAGCGCCAGAGTGAGCGCCAGACGGGACCAGAGCGGACCGGGCAGAACCAGGCCCAGGGCTGCCAACAGCCCCAGCGACAGGATACCGGGGTGTGTCTGATTCGCTGCCAGCGTGGGCCCTTCCGCCAGAACCTCAAGCAGGGGCCACAGCCAGTCCAGAACGGCCTCTGCCGCCGCCAGCGGCCATTGCGCCAGGTCCGCCCAGCCGACACTGAGCATCAAAGCCGCAATCAGCGATACCGGAACC
Proteins encoded in this window:
- a CDS encoding MotA/TolQ/ExbB proton channel family protein, translating into MLELIQAGGWLMLPIILCSVIAVGIIAERLWTLRRNRVTPPHLAAEAWRWLQKGELSDDHVKALRNNSPLGRILAAGLANRHGDRNLIKDTVEDVGRHVVHELERYLNTLGTIAAITPLLGLLGTVIGMVRVFTAITAHGVGDPGALAGGISEALLTTAAGLTVAIPSLIAYRYLRGKVDELVVDMEQEAMKLVDALSGQPGRRA
- the msbA gene encoding lipid A export permease/ATP-binding protein MsbA, translating into MPSHYQDAEPLQVYRRLLGYVVPHWRIFLLAVVTMGIFAVSQAGFPALLKPLMDDTLVARDPESMRIMPILLLGLFIIRGITGFLSTFSMSWVGRRVIKQLRTETFRQLLSLPVSYFDQSSSGMLVSKLTYNIEQIAESVTKAITVLVRDSLSVLALFAWMLWISLPLTAFLLVTVPLLMGLVRYVSKRFRKYSARIQHSMGDVTRVAEEVIGGQRVVKVFGGQHYEAGRFEEVNERNRRMHMRLVATEAGSVPLVQLIAGVGIAGIIYFVTLPGVMDRITVGAFVSFLGAVMLLMAPLRNLANINAVLQKGIVAAQSVFELLDTPSEDPGGSQRLKRARGEIHFDKVSFRYGRGEPVLRDIDLKVRPGEVIALVGRSGSGKSTLVSLLPRFHDPVSGRILLDGEPLDAYRREDLRRQIAMVSQDVVLFNDTIEHNIAYGSMVDTDREAVIEAARQAYAWDFIEHLGEGLDTMVGDRGVLLSGGQRQRIAIARALLKDAPILILDEATSALDTESERHIQRALARLMENRTTFVIAHRLSTVEKADRILVLDKGRIIESGTHADLLAQDGHYAMLYRMQFSEQDD
- a CDS encoding ExbD/TolR family protein, which translates into the protein MNLRPRRSEEPEVNLTPLIDVVFLLLVFFMVSTTFVREADLEIILPQASLEGAPEQDERQLEIIVSADGHYYVNGRELVNSRPSTLDSAIRRLVGDERRLPVTIRADANASHQSVVTVMDVAGRLGFSRIQIVTAELREEGDQE